A single Rubrivivax gelatinosus IL144 DNA region contains:
- the serS gene encoding serine--tRNA ligase: MLDITLLRRDLASVVARLEKRRAPQPFLDVERFTALEAERKRIQTRTEELQSRRNQLSKQIGQAKGRGEDASALMAEVGGIGDEQKAGAERLEAIQAELQQMLMSIPNLPQDSVPVGADESGNVEVRRWGTPRTFEFTPKDHVDVGQALGLDFDTGAKLAGSRFTFLRGPAARLHRALAQFMLDTQTQEHGYTECWTPYIVNREVLEGTGQLPKFKEDMFWVLRGGDEEQREQYLISTSEIPLTNTVREQILDAAALPIKLTAHSPCFRSEAGSAGRDTRGMIRQHQFDKVEMVQIVRPEDSDAALEQMVGHAEAILQKLELPYRVITLCTGDMGFGSAKTYDLEVWLPAQGTYREISSCSNCEAFQARRMQARFRNAQGKTEFVHTLNGSGLAVGRALVAVLENHQQADGSIRVPAALRPYLGGAEILR; the protein is encoded by the coding sequence ATGCTCGACATCACCCTGCTGCGCCGCGACCTCGCGAGCGTCGTCGCCCGTCTCGAAAAGCGCCGTGCGCCGCAACCTTTCCTCGACGTCGAACGCTTCACCGCGCTCGAAGCCGAACGCAAGCGCATCCAGACGCGCACCGAGGAGCTGCAGTCGCGGCGCAACCAGCTGTCCAAGCAGATCGGCCAGGCCAAGGGCCGCGGCGAGGACGCCTCGGCGCTGATGGCCGAGGTCGGCGGCATCGGCGACGAGCAGAAGGCCGGCGCCGAGCGCCTGGAAGCCATCCAGGCCGAGCTGCAGCAGATGCTGATGTCGATTCCGAACCTGCCGCAGGACAGCGTGCCGGTCGGTGCCGACGAGAGCGGCAACGTCGAGGTGCGCCGCTGGGGCACGCCGCGCACGTTCGAGTTCACGCCCAAGGACCACGTCGACGTCGGCCAGGCGCTGGGCCTGGACTTCGACACCGGCGCCAAGCTCGCCGGCTCGCGCTTCACCTTCCTGCGCGGCCCGGCCGCGCGCCTGCACCGCGCGCTCGCCCAGTTCATGCTGGACACGCAGACCCAGGAGCACGGCTACACCGAGTGCTGGACGCCGTACATCGTCAACCGCGAGGTGCTCGAAGGCACCGGGCAGCTGCCCAAGTTCAAGGAGGACATGTTCTGGGTGCTGCGCGGCGGTGACGAGGAGCAGCGCGAGCAGTATCTGATCTCGACCTCGGAGATCCCGCTGACGAACACCGTGCGCGAGCAGATCCTCGACGCCGCGGCGCTGCCGATCAAGCTGACGGCGCACAGCCCCTGCTTCCGCTCGGAAGCCGGCAGCGCCGGGCGCGACACGCGCGGCATGATCCGCCAGCACCAGTTCGACAAGGTCGAGATGGTGCAGATCGTGCGCCCCGAAGACAGCGACGCCGCGCTGGAGCAGATGGTCGGCCATGCCGAGGCCATCCTGCAGAAGCTGGAGCTGCCGTACCGTGTGATCACGCTGTGCACCGGCGACATGGGCTTCGGCTCGGCCAAGACCTACGACCTGGAGGTCTGGCTGCCGGCGCAGGGCACCTACCGCGAGATCAGCTCGTGCAGCAACTGCGAGGCCTTCCAGGCGCGGCGCATGCAGGCGCGCTTCCGCAACGCGCAGGGCAAGACCGAGTTCGTGCACACACTCAACGGCTCGGGCCTGGCGGTCGGGCGCGCGCTGGTGGCGGTGCTGGAAAACCATCAGCAGGCCGACGGTTCGATCCGTGTGCCGGCGGCTTTGCGGCCTTATCTAGGCGGCGCCGAAATCCTGCGCTAG
- the ispH gene encoding 4-hydroxy-3-methylbut-2-enyl diphosphate reductase gives MAAIEELVLAEPRGFCAGVDRAIEIVERALAKFGAPIYVRHEIVHNTYVVNDLRAKGAIFIEELAEVPRGATLVFSAHGVSQAVREEAERRGFKVFDATCPLVTKVHVEVAKLAREGYEFIMIGHKGHPEVEGTMGQLSEGIYLVEDAEDVQHVQPRGDKLAVVTQTTLSVDDAAEILAAVKQRFPHVREPKKQDICYATQNRQDAVKVMAPAVDVVIVVGSPTSSNSNRLRELAERLGTPAHMVDSADDLLPEWFEGRRRVGLTAGASAPDILVQQVIARLRELGVLSVRNMDGVKEAVRFPLPRGLGDRSMAETESASG, from the coding sequence ATGGCGGCGATCGAGGAACTGGTCCTGGCCGAACCGCGCGGCTTCTGCGCCGGCGTCGACCGCGCGATCGAGATCGTGGAGCGTGCGCTCGCCAAGTTCGGTGCGCCGATCTACGTGCGCCACGAGATCGTGCACAACACCTACGTCGTCAACGACCTGCGCGCCAAGGGTGCGATCTTCATCGAGGAACTGGCCGAGGTGCCGCGTGGCGCGACGCTGGTCTTCAGCGCCCACGGCGTCAGCCAGGCGGTGCGCGAGGAGGCCGAGCGCCGCGGCTTCAAGGTCTTCGACGCCACCTGCCCGCTGGTGACCAAGGTCCACGTCGAGGTCGCCAAGCTGGCGCGCGAGGGCTACGAGTTCATCATGATCGGCCACAAGGGGCACCCCGAGGTCGAGGGCACGATGGGCCAGCTCTCCGAAGGCATCTACCTCGTCGAGGACGCCGAGGACGTGCAGCACGTGCAGCCGCGCGGCGACAAGCTGGCCGTCGTCACCCAGACCACGCTGTCGGTGGACGACGCCGCCGAGATCCTGGCCGCCGTGAAGCAGCGCTTCCCGCACGTGCGCGAGCCCAAGAAGCAGGACATCTGCTACGCGACGCAGAACCGCCAGGACGCCGTCAAGGTGATGGCCCCGGCGGTCGACGTCGTCATCGTCGTCGGCAGCCCGACCAGCAGCAACAGCAACCGCCTGCGCGAGCTGGCCGAGCGCCTGGGCACGCCGGCGCACATGGTCGACAGCGCCGACGATCTGTTGCCCGAGTGGTTCGAAGGCCGCCGCCGCGTCGGCCTGACCGCCGGCGCCTCGGCGCCGGACATCCTGGTGCAGCAGGTCATCGCCCGGCTGCGCGAGCTGGGCGTGCTCAGCGTGCGCAACATGGACGGCGTCAAGGAAGCGGTGCGTTTCCCGCTGCCGCGCGGCCTGGGCGACCGCAGCATGGCCGAGACGGAGTCCGCCTCCGGCTGA
- a CDS encoding FKBP-type peptidyl-prolyl cis-trans isomerase produces MTTVQPGSFLTLHYRLAGPDGGDIVNTFGGTPATLTLGAGDLSPGLEQALLGLEDGAEARFELPPGAAFGERNPQLMQRVKMSLMRELGDEDTVYTVGDVVQFPTPDGQGSYAGMVREVGEDWLLFDFNHPLAGQSVHFEVRILGVL; encoded by the coding sequence GTGACCACCGTCCAGCCCGGCTCCTTCCTGACCTTGCACTACCGGCTTGCCGGGCCTGACGGCGGCGACATCGTCAACACCTTCGGCGGCACGCCCGCCACGCTGACGCTGGGCGCGGGCGACTTGTCGCCGGGGCTGGAACAGGCGCTGCTGGGCCTGGAAGACGGCGCCGAGGCGCGTTTCGAGCTGCCGCCGGGCGCCGCCTTCGGCGAGCGCAACCCGCAGCTGATGCAGCGCGTGAAGATGTCGCTGATGCGCGAGCTGGGCGACGAGGACACCGTCTACACCGTCGGCGACGTCGTCCAGTTCCCGACCCCCGACGGCCAGGGCAGCTACGCCGGCATGGTGCGCGAGGTCGGCGAGGACTGGCTGCTGTTCGACTTCAACCACCCGTTGGCCGGCCAGTCCGTGCACTTCGAGGTGCGCATCCTGGGAGTGCTGTGA
- the radC gene encoding RadC family protein: MPLLKDLPVDQRPREKLLARGAGALADGELLALLLRTGPAGDGVFELAQRVLAACGGVAGLLAATPATLVGIKGLGPAKQAELLAVMELARRALAAPLRAAPVFDSPDKVKDYVALRLAGREQEVFAVLFLDSQHRLISMEDMFQGTLSQTSVYPREVARRALALNAGAVILAHNHPSGVAEPSRADEFLTQTLRQSLQLLEVRVLDHLVVGRGQVVSMAERGLV; encoded by the coding sequence ATGCCCCTCCTGAAGGACCTTCCCGTCGACCAGCGCCCGCGCGAGAAGCTGCTCGCCCGCGGCGCCGGCGCGCTCGCCGACGGCGAACTGCTGGCGCTGCTGCTGCGCACCGGGCCGGCCGGCGACGGCGTTTTCGAGCTCGCGCAGCGCGTGCTCGCGGCCTGCGGCGGCGTCGCCGGGCTGCTGGCCGCGACACCCGCCACCCTCGTAGGCATCAAGGGTCTGGGCCCCGCCAAGCAGGCCGAACTGCTGGCGGTGATGGAGCTGGCGCGGCGTGCGCTCGCCGCCCCGCTGCGGGCCGCGCCGGTGTTCGATTCGCCGGACAAGGTCAAGGACTACGTCGCGCTGCGGCTGGCCGGACGCGAGCAGGAGGTCTTCGCCGTGCTCTTTCTCGACAGCCAGCACCGCCTCATCTCGATGGAGGACATGTTCCAGGGCACGCTGTCGCAGACCAGCGTCTACCCGCGCGAAGTGGCGCGACGCGCGCTGGCGCTCAACGCCGGCGCGGTGATCCTGGCGCACAACCATCCGTCGGGTGTCGCCGAGCCCTCGCGCGCCGACGAGTTCCTGACGCAGACGCTGCGCCAGTCGCTGCAACTGCTGGAGGTGCGCGTGCTGGACCACCTCGTCGTCGGCCGCGGCCAGGTGGTGTCGATGGCCGAGCGGGGGCTGGTGTGA
- a CDS encoding Smr/MutS family protein translates to MKISSLKELQALREAIARREREAAERAERERREAAEAEAARRVFAHAVGPVHALRPHGRAHVHRARPAPLPRQREADEREALRATLSDEVDVESLLLTDDGLSFRRFGVGPDVVTKLRRGHWAIQAEVDLHGLRRDEARDALVRFVREALQRGQRCVRVVHGKGHGSPGRKPVLKVKAQRWLAQCEEVIAFAQATGPQGGAGALIVLLG, encoded by the coding sequence GTGAAAATCTCCAGCCTGAAGGAACTGCAGGCGCTGCGCGAGGCGATCGCGCGGCGCGAACGCGAAGCCGCCGAACGCGCCGAGCGCGAGCGCCGCGAGGCGGCCGAAGCCGAGGCCGCGCGGCGCGTCTTCGCCCACGCCGTCGGCCCGGTGCACGCGCTGCGGCCGCACGGCCGGGCCCACGTGCACCGCGCCCGCCCGGCACCGCTGCCGCGCCAGCGCGAGGCCGACGAGCGCGAGGCGCTGCGCGCGACGCTGTCCGACGAGGTCGACGTCGAGTCGCTGCTGCTGACCGACGACGGCCTGTCCTTCCGCCGCTTCGGCGTCGGCCCGGACGTCGTCACTAAGCTGCGCCGCGGCCACTGGGCGATCCAGGCCGAGGTCGACCTGCACGGCCTGCGCCGCGACGAGGCGCGCGACGCGCTGGTGCGCTTCGTACGCGAGGCGCTGCAGCGCGGCCAGCGCTGCGTGCGCGTGGTGCACGGCAAGGGCCACGGCTCGCCGGGACGCAAGCCGGTGCTCAAGGTCAAGGCCCAGCGCTGGCTGGCGCAGTGCGAGGAAGTCATCGCCTTCGCCCAGGCCACCGGGCCGCAGGGCGGCGCCGGGGCGCTGATCGTGCTGCTGGGCTGA
- a CDS encoding ECF-type sigma factor, whose protein sequence is MGEITALLHRARDGERAALDALFERLYPELRRLARARLAGSRRGPEMGTTVLVHECYLKLVATGELAAGERAHFMAYAAHVMRSVIVDAVRAAQRERRGGDAVHVTLDTALHDSVPAPEHEILDVDAALAELARLDPRLVQVVEMRYFGGLKETEIAAALGVTERTVRRDWDKARLLLASALRG, encoded by the coding sequence ATGGGCGAGATCACCGCCTTGCTGCACCGTGCGCGCGACGGCGAACGCGCCGCGCTGGACGCCCTCTTCGAACGCCTGTATCCCGAGCTGCGCCGGCTGGCGCGCGCCCGGCTGGCCGGCTCGCGCCGCGGGCCGGAGATGGGCACGACGGTGCTGGTGCACGAGTGCTACCTGAAGCTCGTCGCCACCGGCGAGCTGGCCGCCGGCGAACGCGCGCACTTCATGGCTTACGCGGCGCACGTGATGCGCTCGGTGATCGTCGACGCGGTGCGCGCCGCGCAGCGCGAGCGACGCGGCGGCGACGCCGTGCACGTCACGCTGGACACCGCGCTGCACGACAGCGTGCCAGCGCCGGAACACGAGATCCTCGACGTCGACGCCGCGCTGGCCGAACTGGCGCGGCTGGACCCGCGCCTGGTGCAGGTCGTCGAGATGCGCTACTTCGGCGGCCTGAAGGAGACCGAGATCGCCGCCGCGCTCGGCGTCACCGAGCGCACCGTGCGCCGCGACTGGGACAAGGCGCGGCTGCTGCTGGCCAGCGCGCTGCGCGGCTGA
- a CDS encoding protein kinase domain-containing protein, which yields MPRPSADMTPLAALSADWPTLDRLLDEALALAAPQRAVWLERLDGEAAPLRETLRRLLALHHEAETEDFLATLPALDLRPEVGVDHEPGPGDRVGPWRLVGLLGEGGMGSVWRAERADGAYRREVALKLPRIGWGRGLAERLARERDILASLEHRHIARLYDAGVDALGRPWLALEIVQGEPIDAWCAARGSSLHERLALLAQACDAVAYAHSRLVIHRDLKPANILVTADGEVRLLDFGIARLLDPGGDGADTEVGQRALTPDYASPEQVLARPLGTASDVYGLGVVGFELCTGQRPHRRPRSAAELARAVADEELPLASRVAADPQRAKALRGDLDAVLATALAREPARRYASAGALAEDLRRWQVGEAVSARVPPRAERLRRLLRRHRTPVAAAALAATALLAGSAVALVQARRAQELARAATAASAEARQAAERATAVQDFLVGIFNASSARQDDPQKARQVSARELLDLGAQRLDEALADQPAARQQLAGTLSALYAELDLDERSLPLAERAEQEAARLYGSGSEPHLQALARLLGRSHESGKVAPAAARALSERALAVAEAASTPSAGRSALWQSLAMVREASDLRDAEALARRALADAQAAHDEDQIAAAMGVLGTVLYRQQRPAEAEPLLAESIRRARREATAWDLGVRRAYLAEVQAQRLRYGAAVQTLQTALDEARRRYGEDHLDTQQLRLRLGSLAAATGRFDAALPLLEEARRRWAAQGEARRLQTSLVLFELGTVLREQGRLAEAERRLNEALTLRQLLRPDSVAAENVRQDLALTLAMQGRGDAARRLLDEVDSRLGDGRAAPALAERQRLMRARIEGLQGHAAAARTLLAPLRDTGLERPPARGLELQAAFQLTALDLAQDDGATAARRLGGLAAALTGAGLWETAPGLAARWHLLCARLAHAGGPVLAADAADHENQAQRLLAGNQSAESTLSRELKAVRALPVGPAAGPAPACARR from the coding sequence GTGCCCCGACCCTCCGCCGACATGACGCCGCTGGCCGCCCTGTCCGCCGACTGGCCGACGCTGGACCGGCTGCTCGACGAGGCGCTGGCGCTCGCCGCGCCGCAGCGCGCCGTCTGGCTCGAGCGCCTGGACGGCGAGGCCGCGCCCTTGCGCGAGACGCTGCGCCGCCTGCTCGCGCTGCACCACGAGGCCGAGACCGAGGACTTCCTCGCCACGCTGCCGGCGCTGGACCTGCGGCCCGAGGTCGGCGTCGACCACGAACCCGGGCCCGGCGACCGGGTCGGCCCGTGGCGGCTCGTCGGCCTGCTCGGCGAAGGCGGCATGGGCAGCGTCTGGCGCGCCGAACGGGCCGACGGCGCCTACCGGCGCGAGGTGGCGCTGAAGCTGCCGCGCATCGGCTGGGGGCGCGGCCTGGCCGAGCGGCTGGCGCGCGAACGCGACATCCTCGCCTCGCTGGAGCACCGCCACATCGCCCGGCTCTACGACGCCGGCGTCGACGCGCTGGGCCGGCCCTGGCTGGCGCTGGAGATCGTGCAGGGCGAGCCGATCGACGCCTGGTGCGCGGCGCGCGGCAGCAGCCTGCACGAGCGCCTGGCGCTGCTGGCGCAGGCCTGCGACGCGGTGGCCTACGCCCATTCGCGCCTGGTGATCCACCGCGACCTCAAACCCGCCAACATCCTCGTCACCGCCGACGGCGAGGTGCGGCTGCTGGACTTCGGCATCGCCCGGCTGCTCGACCCCGGCGGCGACGGCGCCGACACCGAGGTCGGCCAGCGCGCGCTGACGCCCGACTACGCCAGCCCCGAGCAGGTGCTGGCGCGGCCGCTGGGCACGGCCAGCGACGTCTACGGCCTGGGCGTCGTCGGCTTCGAGCTGTGCACCGGCCAGCGCCCGCACCGGCGCCCCCGGAGCGCGGCCGAACTCGCGCGCGCCGTCGCCGACGAAGAGCTGCCGCTGGCCAGCCGCGTCGCGGCGGACCCGCAGCGTGCGAAGGCGCTGCGCGGCGATCTCGACGCGGTGCTGGCCACCGCGCTGGCCCGCGAGCCGGCGCGGCGCTACGCCAGCGCCGGCGCCCTGGCCGAGGACCTGCGCCGCTGGCAGGTCGGCGAAGCCGTGTCGGCGCGGGTGCCGCCACGCGCCGAGCGCCTGCGCCGCCTGCTGCGCCGGCACCGCACGCCGGTGGCGGCGGCGGCACTCGCCGCGACGGCGCTGCTCGCCGGCTCGGCCGTCGCGCTGGTGCAGGCGCGCCGGGCGCAGGAGCTGGCCCGTGCCGCGACCGCCGCCAGCGCCGAGGCCCGCCAGGCCGCCGAGCGCGCGACCGCGGTGCAGGACTTCCTGGTCGGCATCTTCAACGCCAGCTCGGCGCGCCAGGACGACCCGCAGAAGGCGCGCCAGGTCAGCGCGCGCGAGCTGCTCGACCTGGGCGCGCAGCGCCTGGACGAGGCCCTGGCCGACCAGCCCGCGGCGCGCCAGCAGCTGGCCGGCACGCTGAGCGCGCTGTACGCCGAGCTCGACCTCGACGAACGCAGCCTGCCGCTGGCCGAACGCGCCGAGCAGGAGGCGGCACGGCTGTACGGCAGCGGCTCCGAGCCGCATCTGCAGGCGCTGGCGCGGCTGCTGGGGCGCAGCCACGAGAGCGGCAAGGTGGCGCCGGCCGCCGCACGCGCGCTGTCCGAACGCGCGCTGGCGGTGGCCGAAGCGGCCAGCACGCCCTCGGCCGGGCGCAGCGCGCTGTGGCAGTCGCTGGCGATGGTGCGCGAGGCGAGCGACCTGCGGGACGCCGAGGCGCTCGCACGGCGCGCGCTGGCCGACGCCCAGGCCGCGCACGACGAGGACCAGATCGCCGCCGCGATGGGCGTGCTCGGCACCGTGCTGTACCGCCAGCAGCGCCCGGCCGAGGCCGAGCCGCTGCTGGCCGAGAGCATCCGCCGCGCGCGCCGCGAAGCCACCGCATGGGACCTGGGCGTGCGCCGCGCCTACCTGGCCGAGGTGCAGGCCCAGCGCCTGCGTTACGGCGCCGCCGTGCAGACGCTGCAGACGGCGCTGGACGAGGCCCGGCGCCGCTACGGCGAGGACCATCTCGACACCCAGCAGCTGCGCCTGCGGCTGGGCTCGCTGGCGGCGGCGACCGGCCGTTTCGATGCCGCGCTGCCCTTGCTGGAAGAAGCGCGGCGGCGCTGGGCGGCACAGGGCGAGGCGCGCCGGCTGCAGACGAGCCTGGTGCTCTTCGAGCTGGGCACCGTGCTGCGCGAGCAAGGCCGCCTCGCCGAGGCCGAACGGCGGCTGAACGAAGCGCTGACGCTGCGCCAGCTGCTGCGCCCGGACAGCGTGGCCGCCGAGAACGTGCGCCAGGACCTGGCGCTGACGCTGGCGATGCAGGGCCGCGGCGATGCGGCCAGGCGCCTGCTCGACGAGGTCGACTCGCGCCTGGGCGACGGTCGCGCCGCGCCGGCGCTGGCCGAACGCCAGCGCCTGATGCGTGCCCGCATCGAAGGCCTTCAAGGCCACGCCGCGGCCGCGCGCACGCTGCTGGCGCCCTTGCGCGACACCGGCCTGGAGCGCCCGCCGGCGCGCGGGCTGGAACTGCAGGCCGCGTTCCAGCTCACGGCGCTGGACCTCGCGCAAGACGACGGCGCGACCGCGGCGCGCCGCCTGGGCGGCCTGGCCGCGGCGCTCACCGGCGCCGGCCTGTGGGAGACGGCGCCCGGCCTCGCGGCGCGCTGGCATCTGCTGTGCGCGCGCCTGGCGCACGCCGGCGGGCCGGTGCTGGCCGCCGATGCGGCGGATCACGAGAACCAGGCGCAGCGCCTGCTGGCGGGGAACCAGTCGGCCGAGAGCACGCTGTCGCGCGAGTTGAAGGCGGTGCGCGCCCTGCCCGTCGGCCCGGCGGCCGGCCCGGCGCCGGCCTGCGCGCGGCGCTGA
- a CDS encoding group II truncated hemoglobin, with product MSEATAPTPFERLDGETGVRALVDRFYDLMELEPAYAGLRALHPQSLDGSRDKLFWFLCGWLGGPDHYVQRFGHPRLRARHLPYAIGIAERDQWMACMIQALAEREIEPALADKLAESLFGTADWMRNQGG from the coding sequence GTGAGCGAGGCCACGGCCCCGACGCCGTTCGAGCGCCTGGACGGCGAGACCGGCGTGCGTGCGCTGGTCGACCGCTTCTACGACCTGATGGAGCTCGAACCGGCCTACGCCGGCCTGCGCGCGCTGCATCCGCAGAGCCTGGACGGCTCGCGCGACAAGCTGTTCTGGTTCCTCTGCGGCTGGCTGGGCGGCCCCGACCACTACGTGCAGCGTTTCGGCCACCCGCGGCTGCGCGCCCGCCACCTGCCGTATGCGATCGGCATCGCCGAGCGCGACCAGTGGATGGCCTGCATGATCCAGGCGCTGGCCGAGCGCGAGATCGAGCCGGCGCTGGCCGACAAGCTCGCCGAGTCGCTGTTCGGCACCGCCGACTGGATGCGCAACCAGGGCGGCTGA
- a CDS encoding MinD/ParA family protein, giving the protein MTDGIPPAAVPSSRDDAPRAARPRARISAITSGKGGVGKTFVAANLAAALARQGRRVLVLDADLGLANLDVVLNLYPKLTLHDVFTGKCSLEDALLPAPGGFTVLLAGSGMVEYSRMTPEVRDQLQRVISEVAPRFDHVILDTGAGISDVVLYAVSLADDVFVVATPEPTSLTDAYATIKVLATTQGRRQMHVLVNQARRPGEGRAVRQQLQAVVDRYVVPSLDGPVRLDLLGELPADPSVREAVLRRQLLLESLPGAPAAIAMVGVATRLLASTDGVR; this is encoded by the coding sequence ATGACCGACGGTATCCCGCCGGCCGCCGTGCCAAGCTCCCGAGACGACGCCCCGCGCGCCGCGCGGCCGCGTGCGCGCATCAGCGCGATCACCAGCGGCAAGGGCGGGGTCGGCAAGACCTTCGTCGCCGCCAATCTGGCCGCCGCACTCGCCCGCCAGGGCCGGCGCGTGCTCGTGCTCGACGCCGACCTGGGGCTGGCGAACCTGGACGTCGTGCTCAACCTGTATCCCAAGCTGACGCTGCACGACGTCTTCACCGGCAAGTGCTCGCTCGAGGACGCGCTGTTGCCGGCGCCGGGCGGCTTCACGGTGCTGCTCGCCGGCTCGGGCATGGTCGAGTACTCGCGCATGACGCCCGAAGTGCGCGACCAGCTGCAGCGCGTGATCTCCGAGGTCGCGCCGCGTTTCGACCACGTCATCCTGGACACCGGCGCCGGCATCTCCGACGTCGTGCTCTACGCCGTCTCTCTGGCCGACGACGTGTTCGTCGTCGCGACGCCCGAGCCGACCTCGCTCACCGACGCCTACGCGACGATCAAGGTCCTGGCGACCACCCAGGGCCGGCGCCAGATGCACGTGCTGGTCAACCAGGCCCGCCGCCCCGGCGAAGGCCGTGCCGTGCGCCAGCAGCTGCAGGCCGTCGTCGACCGCTACGTCGTGCCCTCGCTGGACGGCCCGGTGCGCCTGGACCTGCTCGGCGAACTGCCGGCCGATCCCTCGGTGCGCGAAGCCGTGCTGCGCCGCCAGCTGCTGCTCGAAAGCCTGCCCGGTGCGCCGGCCGCCATCGCGATGGTCGGCGTCGCGACGCGGCTGCTGGCTTCCACCGACGGCGTCAGGTGA
- a CDS encoding GGDEF domain-containing protein: protein MDRPCHPIPADETLPLRLDQALQLLAHSGVPEPHGERGSTAWMQQLIDALVELSSRDALTGLSNRRAFQLALEREIDRVARSGEPALMLVADIDHFKLVNDRFGHAAGDEVIRAVAGVLADSVRPMDLVARVGGEEFAIILPNCPHTFGQTVAERIRQQVERLRVPCANGRELAVSISVGGAFAPQWVRSTPALWLERADLQLYAAKAAGRNRVLLEPTADSHVSHEEKRLLFDSTSFQDFI from the coding sequence GTGGATCGTCCCTGTCACCCGATTCCCGCCGACGAGACCCTGCCGCTGCGCCTGGACCAGGCGCTGCAGTTGCTCGCCCATTCCGGCGTGCCGGAGCCGCACGGCGAGCGCGGCAGCACCGCCTGGATGCAGCAGCTGATCGACGCGCTCGTCGAACTGTCCAGCCGTGACGCGCTGACCGGCCTGTCCAACCGCCGCGCCTTCCAGCTCGCGCTCGAACGCGAGATCGATCGCGTCGCACGCAGCGGCGAGCCGGCGTTGATGCTGGTCGCCGACATCGACCACTTCAAGCTCGTCAACGATCGCTTCGGCCACGCCGCCGGAGACGAGGTCATCCGCGCCGTCGCCGGCGTGCTCGCCGACAGCGTGAGGCCGATGGACCTGGTCGCCCGTGTGGGTGGCGAGGAGTTCGCGATCATCCTGCCCAACTGTCCGCACACTTTCGGCCAGACCGTGGCCGAAAGGATCCGCCAGCAGGTCGAGCGCCTGCGCGTACCCTGTGCCAACGGCCGCGAACTGGCCGTCAGCATCAGTGTCGGCGGTGCGTTCGCGCCGCAATGGGTGCGTTCCACGCCGGCGCTGTGGCTGGAACGTGCCGACCTGCAGCTCTACGCGGCCAAGGCCGCCGGCCGCAACCGCGTGCTTCTCGAGCCGACGGCGGACTCGCACGTCAGCCACGAGGAAAAGCGACTGTTGTTCGACTCCACGAGCTTCCAGGACTTCATATGA
- a CDS encoding CheR family methyltransferase: MNAALPVLANVAEQEFTLSAADFERIRQLIYQRAGISLHAGKQAMVYSRLSRRLRETGYRDFSSYLQALERGGSDQEWQEFINCLTTNLTAFFREEHHFHALVEDLRARASKPIRIWCNAASTGEEPYSLAMTVAETLGASAQVKILCSDIDTKVLATASRGVYGADARGLSPERLKRHFMRGTAKNEGFIRVKPELSRLIEFRTFNLMSTSWSALGDPFDIVFCRNVMIYFDNPTQRKVLERTHAAMKPGGLLYVGHSENFTDSRDLFRLRGKTIYERV, from the coding sequence ATGAACGCTGCCCTGCCCGTGCTGGCCAATGTTGCCGAACAGGAGTTCACGCTCTCGGCGGCCGACTTCGAACGCATCCGCCAGCTGATCTACCAGCGCGCCGGCATCAGCCTGCACGCGGGCAAGCAGGCGATGGTCTACAGCCGGCTGTCGCGCCGGCTGCGCGAGACCGGCTACCGCGACTTCTCGAGTTATCTGCAGGCGCTCGAACGCGGCGGCTCCGACCAGGAGTGGCAGGAGTTCATCAACTGCCTGACCACCAACCTGACGGCCTTCTTCCGCGAGGAGCACCACTTCCACGCACTGGTGGAGGACCTGCGTGCGCGCGCCTCCAAGCCGATCCGCATCTGGTGCAACGCCGCGTCGACCGGCGAGGAACCGTACTCGCTGGCGATGACCGTGGCCGAGACGCTGGGCGCCTCGGCGCAGGTGAAGATCCTGTGCAGCGACATCGACACCAAGGTGCTGGCCACCGCCAGCCGCGGCGTCTACGGCGCCGACGCGCGCGGCCTGTCGCCCGAGCGGCTCAAGCGCCACTTCATGCGCGGCACGGCCAAGAACGAAGGCTTCATCCGGGTCAAACCCGAGCTGTCGCGGCTGATCGAGTTCCGTACCTTCAACCTGATGAGCACGAGCTGGTCGGCGCTGGGCGACCCGTTCGACATCGTGTTCTGCCGCAACGTGATGATCTATTTCGACAACCCGACGCAGCGCAAGGTGCTCGAGCGCACGCACGCGGCGATGAAGCCCGGCGGCCTGCTCTACGTCGGCCACTCGGAGAACTTCACCGACTCGCGCGATCTGTTCAGATTGCGCGGAAAAACGATCTACGAGCGTGTCTGA